In the genome of Suncus etruscus isolate mSunEtr1 chromosome 3, mSunEtr1.pri.cur, whole genome shotgun sequence, the window ttgattgATCGAACCCATGTCCGCATGCATGCAAGGTCACCTGCACACAAGGCAGGtgcatacccactgtgctatctctctagaccccagtttaagttttatgttttttttctctttaaaatcttattttttgttgttgttgttgttgttgttgttgtttgtttgggagccatacccggcaatgctcaggggttattcctggctctgcactcagaaattgctcctgacagattcgggagaccatatgggatgccatggatcgaacTGGGTTGGTCattagcaaggcaaacgccctacccactgtgatattgctccagcctcaaattttattgttcttaagccccttttcttttctttttttatttgggggggcacatctggcaatgctctaggattactactggctctaagctcaggaatcattcctggtggctcAGAGGGATCACAGTtatgctgcagatcaaacctgagtcagacatatgcaagggaagcactTTCTAACTCATTaaactccttttctttctttctttttttttattttttatttttatttttgggccacattcctggctatccatcctggatcagctgtgtgcaaggcaaatgccctaccactgtgttattgcttgggcccctaaactcctttttttttttttttttttggtttttgggccacacccagcggtgctcaggggttactcctggctgtctgctcagaaatagctcctggcaggcacaggggaccatacgggacgccgggatttgaaccaaccaccttgggccctgcatcggctgcttgcaaggcaaacgctgctgtgctatctctccaggccctaaactcCTTTTCTTATGTACTATTTTAGTCAACACGCATAATGGCCCCATGTGGCATAAAAGTATCTGTGTCCCCACTCCACAGATGATGAAGCCCAGCCACATTAGTGACTCCATGTCACTGGTAGCTCCTCAGCTGCCTTGCTTCCCATGCAATCCTGGGTGttgttcaaggatcactactggtgaggTTCAGGGTGCTAGTTAAAacctggttggctacatgtaaggcaagtgccatatctTCTGGACAATCTCTCCAATCCaaacagattttttgttttgttttgttttgtttgtgtcacacctggtggtactcaggggttactcctgactgcattcagaagtcgctcctggcaggctcctgggatgctgggattggaactgTTGCTATTCGGGGTtgaccacgtacaaggcaaatactctacagctatgctatcactcctgccccccaaACAAATTTTTAAGTTCAGTAGGTATAACAAAGTTTATCGGAGAAGCAGATCTCCCTCCCTCACTGCCTCCCACACTCCCAGAATGTCCAGTAACACCAGTTCCTTCACCTTCTGGAGGCCTTGGGATTGATCTTTAGGTCCATAAGGTGTCtcctttttagttgttgttgttgttgttgttgttattgttgttgtttttgggtcatcgaCAGCACTCAAGGctgagctcagtaatcactctggcaggctcttgggaccatatgggatgccagggatcgatcccAGGTCAGCAtcgtgcaaagcaaaggccctccccactgtgctattgctctggtctccttTTTGAGATAGCTCAGAGATTCAAGCAGTTGCTTTGCATCCTTCCCACCTGGTtccaatccctagtaccacattaGGTTCCTGGAGCACCGCCAAGGGTCATTCCTcagcacagatctaggaatagtctctgagcattgcagggcTGGTACCTCCTTTGCCTGTCCTGTGCATGTGGCCCTTGCTCCTTGTACTTAGCCGACCTCTGGGGAACGTCCATGGGATTGTGGTCTTGACATGTCTTCAGGGCTCCAGCGGGTTTTGTGTGCTTGAGACTCACATTGTGCCCTCACCACCTGCCTAGGTCCCACTAGGAGCGAGGCCCCAGCTGAAGAAGCTCCTGCAACACCTCCGGAAGTCATAGCCCGTGAAGCGCCGGCAGGTGCAGGGGGCATGAAGGGGGCGGAGACCCCACTGGGCTCGGAAGTGAAGTTGGTGAAGCCAGAGGTGGAGTTGACGGTGCAGTCGGTGATAGAGCCGGTGATAGAGCCGGTTGTGGAGTCGATGGTGGAGCCGAAGTTTGAGTCGATGGTGGAGCTGGAGGTGGAGTCTGCGGAGAAGCCAGTGGTCGAGACCCCAGCAGAGACCTCAGTGGAGCAGATGATGGAGATGGAGTCGGTGGTGGAGTCAAAGGTCGAGCCAGTGGTGGAGGTGGAGTCAATGATGGAATCAGTGAAAGAGTCAATGGTGGAACCGGAGGAGGTGGAGTTCATGATGGAGTCAGTGGAGAAGTCGATGGTGGAGCCAGAGGTGGAGTCACTGGTGCAGATGATGGTGGCAGAGTCCATGGTGGAGTCAGCAGCAACATTTGCTCCTGCAGATGAAACACCTCCAGAAGAGGGCAACCCCCCGgctgtcagccctgagcattctGCCAGGGCAGCTGCTGCTGAGGCTGGAGATGGCATGCAGGATGCGGAATGGGAGGCCCCTGGGTCTGAGCTGGAAACCACAGTCAAAGTGGAACCCCAGCCCAAGGACCCTGAGATCTGAGCGAGCTTCCCAGTGGGTCCCAAAGAGCTGCGGTCTGGGtgtggttgttttttcttttgggaccacacccagtggtgcttaggggttactcctggctctgtgttcagcaatcaatcctggagggctcagggaccctatgggatgctaagaatcaaaccaggtcagttgcatgcaaggcaaatggccttcccactgtactatcattctggcccccaaattttct includes:
- the MGARP gene encoding protein MGARP, yielding MYLRRAASKTLALTMTLRAPPGPAPLRKDGSSRTAGAVQRRFSVRCVPVCGTMGLARSVDTSLRWMSANKFLGPPGSNTIYYLVVGVTVSAGGYYTYKALTPDHVKHVEPGTDWTGDASEEPQLFQGPTRSEAPAEEAPATPPEVIAREAPAGAGGMKGAETPLGSEVKLVKPEVELTVQSVIEPVIEPVVESMVEPKFESMVELEVESAEKPVVETPAETSVEQMMEMESVVESKVEPVVEVESMMESVKESMVEPEEVEFMMESVEKSMVEPEVESLVQMMVAESMVESAATFAPADETPPEEGNPPAVSPEHSARAAAAEAGDGMQDAEWEAPGSELETTVKVEPQPKDPEI